A part of Solenopsis invicta isolate M01_SB chromosome 2, UNIL_Sinv_3.0, whole genome shotgun sequence genomic DNA contains:
- the LOC105199151 gene encoding uncharacterized protein LOC105199151, whose product MKYCEFSLCTIQRYVTVYSRKFVFTGQTVKEETGVSFVVMHDDVVLGESAPVIIDPGIKEPPRIYDVNFAVEFSFVPNDLNSMDPIVSTPILSKELELKVTCDVEDQRLGDSARSAADSKKKATVAPQQTPSSVLGFCTLDLMPILLGPLGEKSLAERLIVQTPHLSFDGSAVSWQNLPLLNATVIYDGGEIFPSRAEINFLSVTVGSIYNPPVSFTDDADYKAGTIIYVDDEIPENVIFEDGKWTKYRDLEKTKRWRSLSKLQSRARLSKWKLSHDYAGIKNTLDAKLDLQKKVCQDEPRIEWNFMDRSMLRNLGSEAMKNHIIKYKYWPFQFLVTEKSAEKGSVSQRQAESIKSQLYQSYVDLSELIFPGIKSTCVVAQLYPHDTSNIVEKTGLERDVFYIEPWNRDLKERESKKVDTIHTNDEITRSTPLITKSGEPVFIVIEVELARPLVPCRLKDDLSDIIEEMMKPKETKSRYIYSGDVAEQQYATCIRKIVEIITESYRDELTCFTQYLYKTGMYLNIRSTLKMKVITLLDQKIKTNMNTVHSIDSQNFIASVYTYLVEQMHIAINKIVESRLAGDLPRSVIPQKLYFYAEEAYELGHVDDARRHHKAAIAVNKSDAKAWTKYAIFLLKIGDAERAKECGREAVISDRRDKLALLTYGLILAEDRSYQEAEVFLRAVTEFYPRFVEGWVILHLFYTRTNYDPGIDLALRLAEKCMKDDDRETEISSEDPLAWTMIHCPRDNVFMITATLLMKLHFCDFADLALTEEMSRAGRSTHVLYYLAVRCYLLQQYEEALSHLKEAKIIYGLDYSISSLMGHCLFQEGKFAEAIHCYEFADATFNRPDDLHLVHTRMGMYYENVGDYERGLKIFLSACRTSPTAETWLGAGIAFYELRRFTEAEAALTEANQLDNRNETVWKYLCLLNMSLQRHDEFAQCYGQIAQVKNCKKKGDSSAFFATRHLYVFTGQ is encoded by the exons ATGA AATATTGTGAGTTTTCTCTATGCACGATTCAACGCTACGTTACAGTTTACTCGAGAAAATTCGTTTTTACGGGACAGACGGTGAAGGAAGAAACTGGCGTATCGTTCGTCGTGATGCATGACGACGTAGTGCTCGGAGAAAGCGCTCCTGTCATTATCGATCCGGGTATCAAGGAACCACCGCGAATTTACGACGTCAATTTCGCGGTCGAATTTTCATTTGTACCTAACGACCTTAATAGCATGGATCCAATCGTATCAACGCCAATTTTAAGTAAGGAACTTGAAT TAAAAGTAACGTGCGACGTCGAGGATCAACGTTTGGGCGATTCCGCTAGATCAGCCGCGGATTCGAAGAAGAAAGCAACAGTCGCCCCACAGCAGACTCCGTCGAGCGTGCTTGGTTTTTGCACTCTCGATTTAATGCCGATATTGCTGG GACCGCTAGGTGAAAAATCACTCGCCGAGAGATTGATAGTGCAAACGCCACATCTCTCGTTTGACGGCAGCGCGGTCTCGTGGCAAAATCTACCCTTGTTAAACGCGACAGTAATATACGACGGCGGGGAGATATTTCCTTCGCGAGCGGAAATTAATTTCCTGAGTGTTACGGTGGGAAGCATCTACAATCCGCCGGTCTCTTTCACCGATGACGCAGATTACAAAGCGGGCACGATAATATACGTTGACGACGAA ATTCCAGAAAACGTAATATTCGAGGACGGTAAATGGACAAAGTACCGCGACTTGGAGAAAACCAAACGATGGCGAAGCTTATCGAAATTACAAAGTCGCGCCAGATTGTCAAAGTGGAAACTCAGCCACGATTATGCAGGCATAAAAAATACTCTCGACGCGAAACTCGATTTGCAG AAAAAAGTGTGTCAGGACGAGCCTAGGATTGAATGGAACTTCATGGATCGCAGTATGTTACGCAATCTGGGAAGCGAAGCGATGAAGAATCATATTATCAA GTATAAATACTGGCCGTTTCAATTTTTGGTCACCGAAAAGAGCGCGGAAAAAGGCAGCGTTAGTCAACGGCAAGCAGAATCAATTAAATCTCAACTTTATCAATCTTACGTCGATTTATCGGAGCTTATTTTCCCGGGAA TAAAAAGTACTTGCGTGGTTGCGCAATTGTATCCGCATGATACGTCGAACATAGTCGAGAAGACTGGCTTGGAAAGGGATGTTTTCTACATAGAGCCTTGGAACAGAGATTTAAAGGAACGAGAATCGAAAAAGGTTGACacgatacat ACGAACGATGAAATAACGCGGAGTACCCCGTTAATTACGAAGTCTGGCGAGCCCGTGTTTATCGTGATCGAGGTCGAACTTGCTCGTCCACTTGTTCCTTGCAGGCTCAAAGATGACCTTTCAGATAT AATCGAGGAGATGATGAAACCGAAGGAAACCAAGTCGCGTTACATTTATTCCGGTGACGTAGCGGAGCAACAATACGCAACTTGCATTCGGAAAATAGTAGAGATTATTACGGAGAGCTACAGG GATGAGCTAACTTGCTTCACgcaatatttgtacaaaactGGCATGTACTTGAACATACGCAGCACTTTGAAAATGAAAGTAATCACGTTGTTGGATCAAAAAATCAAGACAAACATGAACACCGTACACTCTATCGACAGCCAG AATTTTATAGCGTCCGTGTACACATACCTCGTCGAACAAATGCACATAGCCATCAACAAGATTGTCGAAAGCCGCCTTGCGGGCGATTTGCCGAGGAGTGTAATACCCCAAAAATTATACTTCTATGCCGAAGAAGCTTACGAATTGGGTCACGTGGATGATGCAAGGCGGCATCATAAAGCT GCAATTGCGGTAAATAAAAGTGACGCCAAAGCGTGGACCAAGTACGCGATCTTCCTCCTGAAAATCGGCGACGCGGAGCGTGCAAAAGAGTGTGGCCGTGAAGCGGTAATCTCGGACAGGCGAGATAAACTCGC tTTGCTGACGTACGGATTGATCCTAGCCGAAGATCGTAGCTATCAAGAAGCGGAAGTCTTTCTAAGAGCCGTCACCGAATTCTATCCGCGATTCGTCGAAGGATGGGTTATCCTACATCTGTTTTACACTCGTACGAATTACGATCCAG gGATAGATCTTGCTTTAAGACTGGCGGAAAAATGCATGAAGGACGACGATAGAGAGACGGAGATCTCGAGTGAAGATCCTCTCGCTTGGACAATGATTCACTGTCCGCGGGATAATGTGTTTATGATAACGGCCACGCTCCTAATGAAGCTGCATTTTTGCGAC TTTGCTGACTTAGCATTGACGGAAGAAATGTCTCGCGCGGGAAGATCTACCCACGTTCTGTATTACCTGGCTGTGCGATGCTACTTATTGCAGCAATACGAAGAGGCTTTGTCGCATTTAAAAGAAGCCAAAATTATTTATGGACTG GATTACTCGATAAGCAGTTTAATGGGGCACTGTCTTTTTCAAGAGGGTAAATTCGCGGAGGCCATTCATTGCTACGAGTTCGCCGATGCGACGTTCAACAGACCGGACGATTTGCATCTCGTGCACACGAG AATGGGAATGTATTATGAAAACGTCGGTGACTACGAGCGCGGGTTAAAGATTTTCCTCAGCGCATGCAGAACCTCGCCAACGGCGGAAACGTGGCTTGGGGCGGGAATCGCTTTTTATGag CTGCGACGATTCACGGAAGCCGAGGCGGCTCTGACGGAAGCGAATCAGCTGGACAATCGTAACGAAACCGTCTGGAAATACCTGTGCCTGTTAAACATGTCTCTACAGCGTCACGACGAGTTCGCTCAGTGTTACGGACAGATCGCTCAGgtgaaaaactgtaaaaagaAGGGCGATAGCTCAGCGTTCTTTGCGACGCGTCACCTTTATGTCTTTACAGGACAATGA